The sequence below is a genomic window from Streptobacillus ratti.
ATTCCCTAAAATAGGAGATCCTAATACTCCACAATTATTTTATGCAGCTATGTTCTTATTCTTAGGAATGCCTATACTTGGGTGGCTAGCATCAGTTATTGCATTAAAGTTCTATCCATTAACAGCTGAAAAGATGCAAGAGATACAAAAACATATAAGTGATTTAAAACAATCTAAATAGTAAACGTTGTACTTTTTTGTTGACAATTTCTATAATAAGTTATAATATTGGTATATAAATATTAGTAAGGAAAGATTGTGTAAATTTATGGACGAAAAAGTAACGATTAAAACTATAGCTAAGATTGCAGAAGTATCAACAAAAACAGTATCAAAAGTAATAAATAATCAAAGTGGAGTAAAACTTTCAACAAGAAATAAGGTTTTAGATATCATGAAAGAATATAATTATAGTATAAACTACAATGCTAAAAGATTATCTGAGAGTAAATCAAGAAATATAGCATTGGTTGCTAATATATCTAAAAAACATCCACTTAATAAAAACTATATTATTATGCAATATATTTTAGAAATAATAAAAGATTATGAGGTTATAGTATATAACTCTGTAAAAGATTTACAAGAAAATCCATATGGTGGAATATCAAAAGGTTATTATGATGGAATAATATTATTAAATCCTAAATATATTGAAGATATAGAATATGTTAAAAAAAGTAATTTACCTTTTGTAATTTCAGGGATATATGGTAACTACAGTTATGTAGGTACAGATCAATTTCAAAGTGGTATTATTGCAACAGAACATTTGATAGAACAAAATTGTAAAAATATACTCTTTTTATTAGATAATAAAAAGAGTTTTACAGCAATTAAGAAGATACAAGGATATAAAGAAGCATTGAAAACGAATGGTATTAAATATTTTGAAGAAAATGTTATAGATGGTTTTTCTTCTCCTGAAAGTGTAGAACAATACATTTCAAACTTATATATTAAAAATAAATTGCCAGATGCAATATTACTAGATTCAGATTATCCAGTATTTGGAGCATTAAGGGCCTTTACTAAATTAGGTATTAAATGTCCAGAAGATATTAAAGTATTAACCTTTGGAGATACCTTTATATGTTCTGCACTTACACCATCTATAACGGCAATAAAACAAAATTTTGAATTAATTGCTAAAAAACTATTAGAAATATTAATAGATAAAATAGAAAATGAAAATAAAATAGATAAAAGCTTTGAAATTGCATCAGAGTTAATAGTTAGAGAATCTACAAAAAAATAGAAAGGATAACATAAAATGAGCTTTATAAATCATAATTTTATGTTACATAATGACATATCAAAAAAGCTATATAACATTGCAAAGGATAAAAAGATAATAGATTATCATTGTCATTTAGATCCTAAATTAATAGCTGAAGATAAAGAATTTGAAGATATTACAGAAATTTGGTTATTAGGCGACCACTATAAATGGAGAGCCATGAGAGCAAATGGAGTAAATGAAAATAATATTACTGGTAATGTGAGTAATAAGGAAAAGTTTAAAGCATGGGCATATACTTTAGAAAATACAGTAGGTAATCCTTTATTTCATTGGTCAGCTATGGAATTGAAAAAATATTTTAATATAGATGATTTGTTGAATAAAGAAAATTGGGAAGAAATATGGGAAAAATCAAATAAGGTAATTAAGGAAAAAAAATTAAGTCCTAAAAAATTAATAGAAATGTCAAATGTAGAATATGTTTGTACAACAGATGGTCCACTTGATGATTTAAGATATCATGATGAAATTAAAAAAGATATTAATTTTAATGTTAGGGTAGAACCTGGATTTAGACCTGATATGTTTTTTAATATATATAGCGATAACTTTTTATCATTAGTTAATAAACTTTCTGAAATTACAGGAAAAAATATTAGTACATATAGAGAATATATTGAAGCTATGTATGAAAGAATAAAATATTTTAATGATAAGGGTTGTACTGTATCTGACCATGGAATATCTAAATTAGAATTTAGTAAATATAGTGAAGAAGAAGTAAAAGAAATATTTAATAAGATATTAAATAGAGAAAATATTACTAATGATGAGTATAAAAAATATTTAACATCATTTTTAGTAGACTTATCTAAGAAATATAAGGAATATGGGTGGGTAATGCAGCTTCATTTTGGTGCAATTAGAAATAATGATGCAACATTACTTGACACTATAGGATTTGATGCAGGTTCTGATTCAATAATGGATCAAGGAAATGTTGCAGAAAATCTAAACCTTTTAATTTCATTGATGAAAGCAAATGGGACATTACCTAAATTTATAGTATATAACTTAGATCCTAGTCAAAATAACATGGTAGCATGTAGTTTAGCTAATTTTAGTTCAAATCTTCCAAAAGGATATTTACAATATGGTTCAGGTTGGTGGTTTAATGATACTAAAGAGGGTATGTTAAGACAACTTAAATCACTAGCAGACCAAGGATTATTAATGAATTTTGTGGGAATGTTGACAGATTCAAGAAGTTTTGTTTCATATATTAGACATGACTATTTTAGAAGAATACTTTGTGAATTTATTGGTGATTTAGTAATTAAGGGTGAAATACCTAATGATGATAGGTTACTTACAAAATTAATAGAAAATATTTCATATAGAAACGCTTTAGAGTATTTTGGATTGGAGTAAGAAATGAAAATGACATTTAGATGGTATGGGAAAGATGATCCTGTAACACTAAAAAATATCAGACAAATACCGGGAATGACAGGTGTAGTTACAGCAGTATACACTGTTCAAGTAGGTGAAATTTGGCCTATGGAGGATTTAATAGAATTAAAAGAAATGGTAAATAGTCATAATCTTGATATGGAAGTTATTGAAAGTATTCCTGTTCATGAGGATATTAAGTTAAGAAGAGGGAAATATCAAGAATATATAGAAAATTACAAAGAAAATATTAGAAGATGTGCAAAAGTTGGAGTTAAAACTATTTGCTATAACTTCATGCCAGTATTTGACTGGACTAGAAGTCAATTAGATAAGGTTTTACATGATGGTTCAAAAGCATTGGTTTACTATAAATCACAAATAGAAAAACTTGACCCAACAAAACTTGCACTTCCTGGTTGGGATTCATCATATAGTCCTGAGCAAGTGAAAGAATTAATAGAAGCATATCAAAAATTAGGTGAAGAGGAATTATGGAGTAATTTAAAATTATTCTTAGATGAAATAATTCCTGTTGCAATTGAATGTGATATAGATATGGGTATACATCCAGATGATCCGCCTTGGCCAATATTTGGGATACCAAGAATAATTAAAAATGAAGCAGACTTAGATAGATTTTTATCTCTTTATGATGTTAAAAATAATGGGCTTACATTATGTTCAGGTTCTCTTGGTTGCAATGCTGAAAATGATTTTGTTGCGATGGTTAAAAAATATGCTGGAATGGGAAGAGTCCCTTTTGCACATTTGAGAAACGTTAAAATTTTAGAAGATGGAAGTTTTGAAGAATCAGCACATTTATCTAGTGAGGGTTCTCTTGATTTTGCAGAAATAGTTAAGGCATATTATGATGCAGGATTTACAGGATATGTAAGACCTGACCATGGTAGAGAAATATGGGGAGAAAAAGCAAAACCAGGATATGGACTTTATGATAGGGCTTTAGGGGCTACATATATTAATGGATTATGGGAAATGTGTAAAAAAATTAAAGGAGAATAAAAGTGTTAGAAAATAAAGTTGTAGTTATTACAGGGGCAGGTGGAATAATTTGTTCAGAAATGGCTAAGTTTTTATCAAATAAAGGGTGCAAAATTGCATTGCTTGATTTAAATTTTGAAATGGCTAAAAAAGTTTCAGATGAAATAAATGGAAGTGGTGGAAATTCCTTAGCTGTTAAGTGTAATGTGTTAGATATAGAAAGTATAAGAAAAGCAAAAGAAGAAGTTGATAAATACTTTGGAGGTTGTGATATATTAATTAATGGTGCAGGAGGAAATAGTCCTAAGGCAACAACAGAAAATGAATATCATGAATTAAATCTTCCAGATGAAACTAAAGATTTTTTTGCTTTAGAAAAAGAAGGTATAGAATTTGTATTTAACTTAAATATTCTAGGAACTATATTACCAA
It includes:
- a CDS encoding LacI family DNA-binding transcriptional regulator → MDEKVTIKTIAKIAEVSTKTVSKVINNQSGVKLSTRNKVLDIMKEYNYSINYNAKRLSESKSRNIALVANISKKHPLNKNYIIMQYILEIIKDYEVIVYNSVKDLQENPYGGISKGYYDGIILLNPKYIEDIEYVKKSNLPFVISGIYGNYSYVGTDQFQSGIIATEHLIEQNCKNILFLLDNKKSFTAIKKIQGYKEALKTNGIKYFEENVIDGFSSPESVEQYISNLYIKNKLPDAILLDSDYPVFGALRAFTKLGIKCPEDIKVLTFGDTFICSALTPSITAIKQNFELIAKKLLEILIDKIENENKIDKSFEIASELIVRESTKK
- the uxaC gene encoding glucuronate isomerase; its protein translation is MSFINHNFMLHNDISKKLYNIAKDKKIIDYHCHLDPKLIAEDKEFEDITEIWLLGDHYKWRAMRANGVNENNITGNVSNKEKFKAWAYTLENTVGNPLFHWSAMELKKYFNIDDLLNKENWEEIWEKSNKVIKEKKLSPKKLIEMSNVEYVCTTDGPLDDLRYHDEIKKDINFNVRVEPGFRPDMFFNIYSDNFLSLVNKLSEITGKNISTYREYIEAMYERIKYFNDKGCTVSDHGISKLEFSKYSEEEVKEIFNKILNRENITNDEYKKYLTSFLVDLSKKYKEYGWVMQLHFGAIRNNDATLLDTIGFDAGSDSIMDQGNVAENLNLLISLMKANGTLPKFIVYNLDPSQNNMVACSLANFSSNLPKGYLQYGSGWWFNDTKEGMLRQLKSLADQGLLMNFVGMLTDSRSFVSYIRHDYFRRILCEFIGDLVIKGEIPNDDRLLTKLIENISYRNALEYFGLE
- the uxuA gene encoding mannonate dehydratase, producing the protein MKMTFRWYGKDDPVTLKNIRQIPGMTGVVTAVYTVQVGEIWPMEDLIELKEMVNSHNLDMEVIESIPVHEDIKLRRGKYQEYIENYKENIRRCAKVGVKTICYNFMPVFDWTRSQLDKVLHDGSKALVYYKSQIEKLDPTKLALPGWDSSYSPEQVKELIEAYQKLGEEELWSNLKLFLDEIIPVAIECDIDMGIHPDDPPWPIFGIPRIIKNEADLDRFLSLYDVKNNGLTLCSGSLGCNAENDFVAMVKKYAGMGRVPFAHLRNVKILEDGSFEESAHLSSEGSLDFAEIVKAYYDAGFTGYVRPDHGREIWGEKAKPGYGLYDRALGATYINGLWEMCKKIKGE